A region of Lycium barbarum isolate Lr01 chromosome 3, ASM1917538v2, whole genome shotgun sequence DNA encodes the following proteins:
- the LOC132630954 gene encoding uncharacterized protein LOC132630954 isoform X1: MVVIQEPINVKIPRKLEVCEKVEVRSIESGFRGSWYSATVIASYDLVRQVRYDDLLSDDGSINLIESVNVSPMLDGVIPSEKMPLTYRGLIRPLPPPLQFTRWVLRYGQCVDVFYQDAWWEGVIFDHEDGADERRIFFPDMGDEMKAQLDNLRITQDWDEVSEEWKARDSWIFLEIIEEIEQLHPLVVSLKQIWYEIREKNGYENLKEWTSTSRDIWRNLIKEVVHENTMLTVKQIFCELNTSPEFGQFSEPAFQKVETYFNNSAIVPFIEAICNSDMDQDVSCLQPVVVSEGFAPISVLPSQEEQPPNALSVLHPPKNEISGTLSITESETLNFKSSNEIHSRKRKRLGWRTIHVAAECCPDAVSEYNHRSPESLLKLKKHLFYLGWKMEQAKDCSITRTRYIAPDGKIFHSLRQVSKMLGKSGTRAEGQKTSYDDLNLSTCLAKTLTCSEVSEMLSPSQEQIIDPEFCPQAVIDYFLESGKKKHLNLKARKHLAAIGWVFYYHWKKSGKRELRYFSPNGKVHFSLQKACEWCMQQWEAEGQLPELISRSTAQLNKVTVCEISKTRKKSNHGEIHAGGWNISRSSRTVADGIESQSSARLLRSSKRARLSSSLHHTPRTVLSWLIDNNVVLPRAKVQYRGKRDGQPMAEGRITRAGIKCKCCQKVYGISNFEVHAGSNYHRPSANIFLEDGRSLLDCQLQMKEKTSVRSTRKRPRSLKKGSHLGTNDYVCSVCHYGGELLLCDECPSSFHTGCLGMKEVPDGEWFCPSCCCEMCGQSRFDKNKDHFTDSSLLICCQCEHKYHVRCVRNKGLQKLDYYPVGSWFCNKRCEQIYLGIRQLLAKPVMVGNDNLSWTLLKYVKSDDLDSDAANDEFILETYSKLSVALDVMHECFEPVKEPYTRRDLMEDVIFNRWSKLNRLNFQGFYTVLLEKNDEVITVATVRVYGEKVAEVPLVATRFQYRRLGMCRILMNELEKKLVELGVERLVLPAVPNVLNTWTTSFGFSVVRESQRLNLLNYTFLDFQGTVMCQKLLQNIPPEVSSGSTEAYQTQFDYINSMENVELDGNSALSEVLQAEQIEGSEIVDQGSADASGGCETNDMDAPAPLIIVANQQAPLGCLPYQHETSPDYGAEVTDGKVFEKVGAGQYICYKRRRRYQPVEAKLVLEGVTI, from the exons ATGGTCGTCATTCAAGAACCCATCAACGTTAAAATTCCTCGCAAACTTGAAGTTTGTGAAAAGGTCGAG GTGAGGAGTATCGAAAGTGGATTCCGGGGTTCATGGTACTCGGCTACTGTGATTGCTTCTTATGATTTGGTTCGGCAAGTTCGATACGATGACCTTCTGTCTGATGATGGTTCCATCAACTTGATCGAATCCGTGAATGTTTCTCCCATGCTTGATGGGGTTATTCCTTCTGAAAAGATGCCACTTACCTATCGTGGTTTGATTAGGCCTTTGCCACCTCCACTTCAATTTACGAGATGGGTTCTACGTTATGGACAATGTGTTGATGTGTTTTATCAAGATGCTTGGTGGGAAGGTGTGATTTTTGACCATGAAGACGGTGCAGATGAGCGCAGAATTTTCTTTCCAGATATGGGTGATGAAATGAAGGCTCAACTCGACAATCTACGTATAACTCAAGATTGGGATGAGGTTTCAGAAGAATGGAAGGCTCGTGATAGCTGGATTTTTCTTGAAATAATTGAGGAGATTGAGCAGCTGCACCCCCTTGTGGTCTCACTGAAACAAATTTGGTATGAAATTCGGGAGAAGAATGGCTATGAAAATCTTAAGGAGTGGACATCTACTTCGAGGGATATCTGGAGGAACTTGATCAAGGAAGTTGTGCATGAAAACACCATGTTAACCGTCAAGCAAATCTTTTGTGAGTTGAACACTTCACCAGAATTTGGCCAATTTTCAGAACCCGCTTTCCAGAAGGTTGAAACATATTTTAATAACTCAGCCATTGTACCTTTTATTGAAGCCATATGCAATTCGGATATGGATCAGGATGTGTCATGTCTTCAGCCTGTAGTTGTTTCAGAGGGTTTTGCACCAATCTCAGTTCTGCCAAGCCAAGAAGAACAACCACCTAATGCTTTGTCAGTTTTACATCCCCCTAAAAATGAAATTTCTGGTACTCTGTCCATTACTGAGAGTGAAACACTCAACTTTAAGTCTTCCAATGAGATACATTCTAGAAAGAGGAAGCGACTTGGATGGAGGACCATCCATGTAGCTGCTGAGTGTTGTCCTGATGCAGTTTCTGAGTACAACCATAGGTCCCCAGAGTCCTTGCTAAAACTTAAGAAACATTTGTTTTATTTAGGATGGAAAATGGAGCAAGCAAAGGATTGCAGCATCACTAGGACACGGTACATTGCTCCTGATGGAAAGATATTCCATTCACTTCGTCAAGTTTCTAAGATGTTGGGAAAGTCAGGAACTCGGGCAGAAGGCCAAAAAACTTCATATGATGACCTCAACCTGTCTACTTGCCTGGCAAAAACACTGACATGCAGTGAGGTGTCTGAGATGCTATCTCCTTCTCAAGAACAAATCATTGATCCTGAATTCTGCCCTCAAGCGGTAATTGACTATTTTCTCGAAAGTGGGAAAAAGAAGCATCTGAACCTAAAAGCTAGGAAGCACCTAGCTGCAATAGGATGGGTGTTTTATTATCATTGGAAAAAGAGTGGCAAGAGAGAACTGCGGTACTTTTCTCCTAATGGGAAAGTACATTTCTCTCTTCAAAAGGCGTGCGAATGGTGTATGCAGCAGTGGGAAGCTGAGGGCCAGTTACCTGAATTAATTTCCCGATCAACTGCTCAACTTAATAAAGTCACAGTTTGTGAAATCAGCAAAACAAGAAAGAAGAGTAATCATGGTGAGATTCATGCAGGTGGCTGGAACATATCCAGATCTTCAAGAACAGTAGCAGATGGTATAGAATCTCAGTCTTCAGCTCGTCTGTTGCGATCAAGTAAAAGAGCTCGGCTTTCTTCGTCCTTGCATCATACACCTCGAACAGTGTTATCTTGGTTGATAGACAATAATGTGGTTCTGCCCCGTGCCAAAGTGCAGTATCGTGGCAAAAGAGATGGTCAGCCAATGGCAGAAGGGCGGATCACTCGTGCAGGGATCAAATGCAAGTGCTGCCAAAAAGTTTATGGAATTAGCAACTTTGAGGTGCATGCTGGAAGCAATTATCACAGACCTTCAGCAAATATATTTTTGGAAGACGGACGATCTCTTCTTGATTGTCAACTGCAGATGAAAGAAAAGACTAGTGTAAGAAGCACGAGGAAAAGACCACGTTCGTTGAAGAAAGGCAGCCATTTGGGCACAAACGACTACGTATGTTCTGTGTGCCATTACGGTGGTGAATTACTTCTGTGTGATGAGTGCCCATCTTCCTTTCATACTGGTTGCCTTGGAATGAAG GAGGTCCCAGATGGAGAGTGGTTTTGCCCATCATGCTGTTGTGAAATGTGTGGACAGAGCAGATTTGATAAAAACAAAGACCACTTTACAGACAGCAGTCTACTTATTTGTTGTCAGTGTGAGCACAAGT ATCATGTTCGGTGCGTGAGAAATAAGGGTCTTCAAAAGCTGGATTATTATCCTGTAGGAAGTTGGTTTTGCAATAAGAGATGTGAGCAG ATATATTTGGGTATCCGTCAACTTCTGGCAAAGCCAGTTATGGTGGGAAATGATAACCTCAGTTGGACTTTATTAAAGTACGTAAAATCTGACGATTTGGATTCTGATGCTGCTAATGACGAGTTCATCTTGGAGACTTATAGTAAACTTAGTGTTGCTCTGGATGTGATGCATGAATGCTTTGAGCCTGTCAAAGAACCTTACACAAGGAGAGATCTTATGGAAGATGTTATCTTCAATAGATG GTCAAAGCTGAATCGTTTAAATTTTCAGGGTTTCTATACTGTGCTTCTGGAAAAAAATGATGAAGTGATTACAGTAGCGACTGTAAG GGTTTATGGAGAAAAGGTAGCCGAGGTTCCTCTTGTGGCAACGCGATTTCAGTACCGCCGACTTGGAATGTGTCGCATCTTAATGAATGAGCTTGAAAAG AAACTCGTGGAATTAGGAGTTGAGAGACTAGTTTTGCCAGCTGTCCCCAACGTGCTAAACACATGGACCACTTCATTTGGGTTCTCAGTGGTGAGAGAATCTCAGAGACTAAACTTGTTGAATTACACTTTCCTTGATTTCCAGGGTACAGTAATGTGTCAGAAACTCCTCCAGAATATCCCTCCAGAGGTATCAAGTGGATCAACAG AAGCCTATCAAACTCAATTTGACTACATAAACAGCATGGAGAATGTTGAGTTGGATGGAAACAGTGCGCTTTCTGAGGTTCTCCAAGCTGAGCAAATTGAGGGGAGTGAAATTGTGGACCAAGGATCTGCAGA TGCATCTGGAGGATGTGAAACCAATGATATGGATGCTCCAGCTCCTCTCATTATCGTG GCGAACCAACAAGCTCCTCTTGGCTGCCTGCCTTACCAGCATGAAACTAGTCCGGATTACGGAGCTGAAGTTACTGATGGTAAGGTTTTTGAGAAAGTAGGTGCTGGTCAATACATATGTTACAAGCGGAGAAGAAGATACCAGCCTGTGGAAGCTAAGCTGGTATTGGAAGGGGTAACTATCTAG
- the LOC132630954 gene encoding uncharacterized protein LOC132630954 isoform X2, giving the protein MVVIQEPINVKIPRKLEVCEKVEVRSIESGFRGSWYSATVIASYDLVRQVRYDDLLSDDGSINLIESVNVSPMLDGVIPSEKMPLTYRGLIRPLPPPLQFTRWVLRYGQCVDVFYQDAWWEGVIFDHEDGADERRIFFPDMGDEMKAQLDNLRITQDWDEVSEEWKARDSWIFLEIIEEIEQLHPLVVSLKQIWYEIREKNGYENLKEWTSTSRDIWRNLIKEVVHENTMLTVKQIFCELNTSPEFGQFSEPAFQKVETYFNNSAIVPFIEAICNSDMDQDVSCLQPVVVSEGFAPISVLPSQEEQPPNALSVLHPPKNEISGTLSITESETLNFKSSNEIHSRKRKRLGWRTIHVAAECCPDAVSEYNHRSPESLLKLKKHLFYLGWKMEQAKDCSITRTRYIAPDGKIFHSLRQVSKMLGKSGTRAEGQKTSYDDLNLSTCLAKTLTCSEVSEMLSPSQEQIIDPEFCPQAVIDYFLESGKKKHLNLKARKHLAAIGWVFYYHWKKSGKRELRYFSPNGKVHFSLQKACEWCMQQWEAEGQLPELISRSTAQLNKVTVCEISKTRKKSNHGEIHAGGWNISRSSRTVADGIESQSSARLLRSSKRARLSSSLHHTPRTVLSWLIDNNVVLPRAKVQYRGKRDGQPMAEGRITRAGIKCKCCQKVYGISNFEVHAGSNYHRPSANIFLEDGRSLLDCQLQMKEKTSVRSTRKRPRSLKKGSHLGTNDYVCSVCHYGGELLLCDECPSSFHTGCLGMKEVPDGEWFCPSCCCEMCGQSRFDKNKDHFTDSSLLICCQCEHKYHVRCVRNKGLQKLDYYPVGSWFCNKRCEQIYLGIRQLLAKPVMVGNDNLSWTLLKYVKSDDLDSDAANDEFILETYSKLSVALDVMHECFEPVKEPYTRRDLMEDVIFNRWSKLNRLNFQGFYTVLLEKNDEVITVATVRVYGEKVAEVPLVATRFQYRRLGMCRILMNELEKKLVELGVERLVLPAVPNVLNTWTTSFGFSVVRESQRLNLLNYTFLDFQGTVMCQKLLQNIPPEVSSGSTAYQTQFDYINSMENVELDGNSALSEVLQAEQIEGSEIVDQGSADASGGCETNDMDAPAPLIIVANQQAPLGCLPYQHETSPDYGAEVTDGKVFEKVGAGQYICYKRRRRYQPVEAKLVLEGVTI; this is encoded by the exons ATGGTCGTCATTCAAGAACCCATCAACGTTAAAATTCCTCGCAAACTTGAAGTTTGTGAAAAGGTCGAG GTGAGGAGTATCGAAAGTGGATTCCGGGGTTCATGGTACTCGGCTACTGTGATTGCTTCTTATGATTTGGTTCGGCAAGTTCGATACGATGACCTTCTGTCTGATGATGGTTCCATCAACTTGATCGAATCCGTGAATGTTTCTCCCATGCTTGATGGGGTTATTCCTTCTGAAAAGATGCCACTTACCTATCGTGGTTTGATTAGGCCTTTGCCACCTCCACTTCAATTTACGAGATGGGTTCTACGTTATGGACAATGTGTTGATGTGTTTTATCAAGATGCTTGGTGGGAAGGTGTGATTTTTGACCATGAAGACGGTGCAGATGAGCGCAGAATTTTCTTTCCAGATATGGGTGATGAAATGAAGGCTCAACTCGACAATCTACGTATAACTCAAGATTGGGATGAGGTTTCAGAAGAATGGAAGGCTCGTGATAGCTGGATTTTTCTTGAAATAATTGAGGAGATTGAGCAGCTGCACCCCCTTGTGGTCTCACTGAAACAAATTTGGTATGAAATTCGGGAGAAGAATGGCTATGAAAATCTTAAGGAGTGGACATCTACTTCGAGGGATATCTGGAGGAACTTGATCAAGGAAGTTGTGCATGAAAACACCATGTTAACCGTCAAGCAAATCTTTTGTGAGTTGAACACTTCACCAGAATTTGGCCAATTTTCAGAACCCGCTTTCCAGAAGGTTGAAACATATTTTAATAACTCAGCCATTGTACCTTTTATTGAAGCCATATGCAATTCGGATATGGATCAGGATGTGTCATGTCTTCAGCCTGTAGTTGTTTCAGAGGGTTTTGCACCAATCTCAGTTCTGCCAAGCCAAGAAGAACAACCACCTAATGCTTTGTCAGTTTTACATCCCCCTAAAAATGAAATTTCTGGTACTCTGTCCATTACTGAGAGTGAAACACTCAACTTTAAGTCTTCCAATGAGATACATTCTAGAAAGAGGAAGCGACTTGGATGGAGGACCATCCATGTAGCTGCTGAGTGTTGTCCTGATGCAGTTTCTGAGTACAACCATAGGTCCCCAGAGTCCTTGCTAAAACTTAAGAAACATTTGTTTTATTTAGGATGGAAAATGGAGCAAGCAAAGGATTGCAGCATCACTAGGACACGGTACATTGCTCCTGATGGAAAGATATTCCATTCACTTCGTCAAGTTTCTAAGATGTTGGGAAAGTCAGGAACTCGGGCAGAAGGCCAAAAAACTTCATATGATGACCTCAACCTGTCTACTTGCCTGGCAAAAACACTGACATGCAGTGAGGTGTCTGAGATGCTATCTCCTTCTCAAGAACAAATCATTGATCCTGAATTCTGCCCTCAAGCGGTAATTGACTATTTTCTCGAAAGTGGGAAAAAGAAGCATCTGAACCTAAAAGCTAGGAAGCACCTAGCTGCAATAGGATGGGTGTTTTATTATCATTGGAAAAAGAGTGGCAAGAGAGAACTGCGGTACTTTTCTCCTAATGGGAAAGTACATTTCTCTCTTCAAAAGGCGTGCGAATGGTGTATGCAGCAGTGGGAAGCTGAGGGCCAGTTACCTGAATTAATTTCCCGATCAACTGCTCAACTTAATAAAGTCACAGTTTGTGAAATCAGCAAAACAAGAAAGAAGAGTAATCATGGTGAGATTCATGCAGGTGGCTGGAACATATCCAGATCTTCAAGAACAGTAGCAGATGGTATAGAATCTCAGTCTTCAGCTCGTCTGTTGCGATCAAGTAAAAGAGCTCGGCTTTCTTCGTCCTTGCATCATACACCTCGAACAGTGTTATCTTGGTTGATAGACAATAATGTGGTTCTGCCCCGTGCCAAAGTGCAGTATCGTGGCAAAAGAGATGGTCAGCCAATGGCAGAAGGGCGGATCACTCGTGCAGGGATCAAATGCAAGTGCTGCCAAAAAGTTTATGGAATTAGCAACTTTGAGGTGCATGCTGGAAGCAATTATCACAGACCTTCAGCAAATATATTTTTGGAAGACGGACGATCTCTTCTTGATTGTCAACTGCAGATGAAAGAAAAGACTAGTGTAAGAAGCACGAGGAAAAGACCACGTTCGTTGAAGAAAGGCAGCCATTTGGGCACAAACGACTACGTATGTTCTGTGTGCCATTACGGTGGTGAATTACTTCTGTGTGATGAGTGCCCATCTTCCTTTCATACTGGTTGCCTTGGAATGAAG GAGGTCCCAGATGGAGAGTGGTTTTGCCCATCATGCTGTTGTGAAATGTGTGGACAGAGCAGATTTGATAAAAACAAAGACCACTTTACAGACAGCAGTCTACTTATTTGTTGTCAGTGTGAGCACAAGT ATCATGTTCGGTGCGTGAGAAATAAGGGTCTTCAAAAGCTGGATTATTATCCTGTAGGAAGTTGGTTTTGCAATAAGAGATGTGAGCAG ATATATTTGGGTATCCGTCAACTTCTGGCAAAGCCAGTTATGGTGGGAAATGATAACCTCAGTTGGACTTTATTAAAGTACGTAAAATCTGACGATTTGGATTCTGATGCTGCTAATGACGAGTTCATCTTGGAGACTTATAGTAAACTTAGTGTTGCTCTGGATGTGATGCATGAATGCTTTGAGCCTGTCAAAGAACCTTACACAAGGAGAGATCTTATGGAAGATGTTATCTTCAATAGATG GTCAAAGCTGAATCGTTTAAATTTTCAGGGTTTCTATACTGTGCTTCTGGAAAAAAATGATGAAGTGATTACAGTAGCGACTGTAAG GGTTTATGGAGAAAAGGTAGCCGAGGTTCCTCTTGTGGCAACGCGATTTCAGTACCGCCGACTTGGAATGTGTCGCATCTTAATGAATGAGCTTGAAAAG AAACTCGTGGAATTAGGAGTTGAGAGACTAGTTTTGCCAGCTGTCCCCAACGTGCTAAACACATGGACCACTTCATTTGGGTTCTCAGTGGTGAGAGAATCTCAGAGACTAAACTTGTTGAATTACACTTTCCTTGATTTCCAGGGTACAGTAATGTGTCAGAAACTCCTCCAGAATATCCCTCCAGAGGTATCAAGTGGATCAACAG CCTATCAAACTCAATTTGACTACATAAACAGCATGGAGAATGTTGAGTTGGATGGAAACAGTGCGCTTTCTGAGGTTCTCCAAGCTGAGCAAATTGAGGGGAGTGAAATTGTGGACCAAGGATCTGCAGA TGCATCTGGAGGATGTGAAACCAATGATATGGATGCTCCAGCTCCTCTCATTATCGTG GCGAACCAACAAGCTCCTCTTGGCTGCCTGCCTTACCAGCATGAAACTAGTCCGGATTACGGAGCTGAAGTTACTGATGGTAAGGTTTTTGAGAAAGTAGGTGCTGGTCAATACATATGTTACAAGCGGAGAAGAAGATACCAGCCTGTGGAAGCTAAGCTGGTATTGGAAGGGGTAACTATCTAG